Proteins from a genomic interval of Amycolatopsis sp. cg13:
- the folP gene encoding dihydropteroate synthase, translating to MHTPDLVFRGRRLTSDRALVMAIINRTPDSFYDNGATFEEAPAQAAIRRAHAEGADLIDIGGVPAGKGPEVTAAEEIRRVVPTVEWAREHFPELVISVDTYRAEVADAVCRAGADLVNDNWAAIEPEILDVAAEHGAGYICSHTNGLVPRTEAVRPVYDDVVAAVVEGTTALAERALAAGVPREGIMIDPCIDFGKNSYQSLELLRHVDALVATGWPVLMALSNKDVIGETLDLPVGERVIGTLAATAVSALHGAAMFRAHQVRETRQVAEMVASIIGTRPPANVVRSV from the coding sequence ATGCATACGCCCGACCTCGTGTTCCGAGGCCGTCGCCTCACCAGTGACCGCGCCCTGGTGATGGCCATCATCAACCGCACCCCCGACTCGTTCTACGACAACGGTGCGACCTTCGAAGAAGCCCCCGCGCAGGCGGCCATCCGGCGCGCGCACGCCGAGGGCGCCGACCTGATCGACATCGGCGGCGTTCCCGCGGGCAAGGGCCCCGAGGTCACCGCGGCCGAGGAGATCCGCCGGGTCGTGCCGACAGTCGAATGGGCCCGCGAGCACTTCCCCGAGCTGGTCATCAGCGTGGACACTTACCGAGCCGAGGTCGCCGACGCCGTCTGCCGCGCGGGCGCGGACCTGGTCAACGACAACTGGGCCGCGATCGAGCCCGAGATCCTCGACGTCGCCGCCGAACACGGCGCGGGCTACATCTGCTCGCACACCAACGGTCTCGTGCCGCGCACCGAAGCCGTCCGGCCGGTGTACGACGACGTGGTGGCCGCCGTGGTCGAAGGCACGACCGCGCTGGCCGAGCGCGCGCTCGCCGCGGGCGTGCCGCGCGAGGGCATCATGATCGACCCCTGCATCGACTTCGGGAAGAACTCCTACCAGTCGCTCGAGCTGTTGCGGCATGTCGACGCGCTGGTCGCGACCGGCTGGCCGGTGCTGATGGCGCTGTCGAACAAGGACGTGATCGGCGAAACGCTGGACCTCCCGGTCGGCGAACGAGTCATCGGCACGCTCGCCGCCACCGCGGTGTCCGCGCTGCACGGCGCGGCGATGTTCCGCGCGCACCAGGTTCGCGAGACGCGGCAGGTCGCGGAGATGGTGGCCAGCATCATCGGCACCCGGCCGCCGGCGAACGTTGTACGGTCGGTCTGA
- a CDS encoding YciI family protein: protein MYIALLSYTAPRNEVDYALAEHADWLRSHFAHGLFLVSGKGNEDADQVIISRPCLRGKLDAVLATDPLVLQRLAHYRVIEFSATRTADEFLTVNEALAS from the coding sequence ATGTACATCGCATTGCTGTCCTACACAGCACCTCGAAACGAAGTCGACTACGCACTGGCCGAACACGCGGACTGGCTGCGAAGCCACTTCGCGCACGGATTGTTCCTCGTTTCCGGAAAAGGAAACGAGGACGCGGACCAGGTCATCATCTCCCGCCCGTGCCTGCGCGGCAAGCTCGACGCCGTGCTCGCCACCGACCCGCTCGTGCTGCAACGCCTCGCGCATTACCGCGTGATCGAATTCTCCGCCACCCGCACCGCTGATGAGTTCCTGACCGTCAACGAGGCGCTCGCCTCCTGA
- a CDS encoding glycerate kinase: MTVLVAPDKFKGSLTAAEVAEVVAAAFAEVAPGEPVRQLPVADGGDGTVAAAVAAGFQRVPVRVSGPTGRRITAYYALRETVAVVELAEASGLHRLPGGRLEPLTASSYGTGELIAAARAAGATQIVLGVGGSACTDGGAGLLTALGARLLDASGAPLPPGGAALAELSTVDLSELPEVDIVLASDVDNPLLGVDGAAAVYGPQKGAGPVEIASLERGLTRWAEVLGSAHATTPGAGAAGGVGFGVLTGLGARIRPGIELLLELLGFPAAARDARLVITGEGSLDTQSLHGKAPVGVLRAAGGTPVVALAGRCLLSAPEWQAAGFAGVYALTDVEPDEYRCVAEARSLLRDRAAQLARDFSRAVPA, encoded by the coding sequence GTGACGGTTTTAGTGGCTCCGGACAAGTTCAAGGGCTCGCTCACCGCGGCGGAGGTCGCGGAGGTGGTCGCCGCGGCGTTCGCCGAGGTCGCGCCCGGCGAACCGGTGCGGCAGCTGCCGGTGGCGGACGGCGGTGACGGAACCGTCGCCGCCGCCGTCGCGGCCGGGTTCCAGCGGGTGCCGGTGCGGGTTTCCGGCCCGACCGGCCGCCGGATCACCGCGTACTACGCCCTGCGCGAGACGGTCGCCGTGGTCGAGCTGGCGGAGGCGTCCGGCCTCCACCGGCTGCCCGGCGGCCGGCTGGAACCGCTGACCGCGTCGAGCTACGGCACGGGCGAGCTGATCGCGGCCGCCCGTGCCGCCGGTGCGACGCAGATCGTGCTCGGCGTCGGCGGTAGCGCCTGTACCGATGGCGGAGCCGGATTGCTGACGGCGTTGGGCGCTCGGTTGCTCGACGCTTCCGGTGCGCCGCTTCCGCCGGGCGGTGCGGCGTTGGCCGAGTTGTCCACAGTGGATTTGTCTGAACTGCCCGAAGTGGACATTGTCCTGGCGTCCGATGTGGACAACCCATTGCTGGGTGTGGATGGTGCCGCCGCGGTATACGGACCGCAGAAGGGTGCCGGGCCCGTCGAAATCGCTTCGCTGGAACGCGGGCTGACTCGGTGGGCCGAAGTGTTGGGCTCCGCGCACGCCACCACCCCGGGCGCAGGCGCGGCAGGCGGCGTCGGGTTCGGTGTCCTCACCGGACTCGGCGCCCGTATTCGGCCAGGTATCGAATTGCTGTTGGAGCTGCTGGGTTTCCCGGCCGCTGCCCGCGACGCCCGGCTCGTCATCACCGGAGAGGGATCGTTGGATACGCAGTCGCTGCACGGAAAAGCGCCGGTGGGTGTTCTTCGGGCGGCGGGCGGTACTCCGGTGGTCGCGTTGGCTGGCCGATGCCTGTTGTCCGCACCGGAATGGCAGGCGGCGGGTTTCGCTGGGGTGTATGCGCTGACCGATGTCGAGCCGGACGAGTATCGGTGCGTGGCGGAGGCTCGGTCGTTGTTGCGGGACCGGGCCGCGCAGCTGGCTCGGGATTTCAGCCGAGCAGTACCTGCCTGA
- a CDS encoding NUDIX hydrolase, which translates to MNDKQLAYVLVPRGETILLIRRAPETFLGGHREFPGGTVEPGEAPETTAVREVAEETGLRVRLARERARQSWPDRTGKPFTVHASYYDAHPDFLGDLQLNPAEHDDHRWLTPADAAGLPLSDHVRQVLLG; encoded by the coding sequence ATGAACGACAAGCAGCTCGCCTACGTCCTGGTCCCCCGAGGCGAAACCATCCTCCTGATCCGCCGCGCCCCCGAGACTTTCCTAGGCGGGCATCGGGAATTCCCCGGCGGCACCGTCGAACCCGGCGAAGCCCCGGAGACCACCGCGGTACGGGAGGTCGCCGAGGAAACCGGGTTGCGGGTACGGCTCGCCAGGGAACGGGCCCGCCAATCGTGGCCGGACCGCACCGGCAAACCGTTCACCGTGCACGCCTCCTACTACGACGCGCATCCGGACTTCCTCGGCGACCTTCAGCTCAACCCGGCCGAACATGACGACCACCGCTGGCTGACCCCCGCGGACGCGGCCGGACTCCCCCTGTCCGACCACGTCAGGCAGGTACTGCTCGGCTGA
- a CDS encoding LuxR C-terminal-related transcriptional regulator: MTPPGRLALTASPLVAGALKALQIATELPVAMGGPVSAASRSHVIDQLRGTATRSMQHIQVDTGAGLGGKAVALARPSTVVDYLNAQGITHKYDHAVAPERLRAMVALPVRVGETTRAVLYAASRDSITFGDRLLHAATAVATRLGRDIEVEEEVQRRLAAPPVVPAAERGDLHAELTAIAGSIQDESARQRLLAVCERLRPELDLPGVALTPREVDVLRLVSEGCTNDEISDRLGLLPNTVKSYLKHAMRKLAVSNRVQAVNRARAAGLLR, encoded by the coding sequence ATGACGCCTCCGGGCCGGCTCGCGCTGACGGCCAGCCCCCTGGTCGCCGGCGCGCTCAAAGCACTGCAAATCGCCACCGAGCTGCCGGTCGCGATGGGCGGACCGGTGTCGGCGGCTTCCCGTTCGCACGTCATCGACCAGCTCCGCGGCACCGCCACCCGGTCGATGCAGCACATCCAGGTCGACACCGGGGCCGGGCTCGGCGGCAAAGCGGTGGCGCTGGCGCGGCCGTCAACGGTCGTCGACTATCTCAACGCACAGGGCATCACGCACAAATACGACCACGCGGTCGCACCTGAACGGCTGCGCGCGATGGTGGCGCTGCCGGTGCGCGTCGGCGAGACCACGCGCGCGGTGTTGTATGCGGCGTCGCGGGATTCGATCACGTTCGGCGACCGGCTGTTGCACGCGGCGACCGCGGTGGCGACTCGGTTGGGACGTGACATCGAGGTCGAAGAGGAAGTACAGCGACGGCTGGCCGCGCCGCCGGTCGTCCCGGCGGCCGAACGCGGCGACCTGCACGCCGAGCTGACCGCCATCGCCGGTTCGATCCAGGACGAAAGCGCCCGGCAGCGGCTGCTCGCGGTGTGCGAACGGCTGCGCCCGGAGCTCGACCTGCCCGGCGTCGCGCTGACCCCGCGCGAGGTCGACGTGCTGCGACTGGTCAGCGAGGGCTGCACGAACGACGAGATCTCAGACCGGCTCGGCCTGCTGCCCAATACGGTCAAGTCGTATCTCAAGCACGCGATGCGGAAGCTGGCGGTGTCGAACCGGGTGCAGGCGGTGAACCGGGCTCGCGCCGCCGGGCTCCTGCGCTAG
- a CDS encoding PucR family transcriptional regulator, whose amino-acid sequence MRLGALLDTPELGLRLLAGEKARDREFGRVFQATLQDPTRYLDGGEIVLCGMRWLPGPSDADAFVGKLAAAGVTALGAGTAEVGGPVPDYLVTACERVGLPLFEVPVSVSFATVAERVILGLAAERSAPARDSHRRLVAAVTSGRGLSALVEAGSEELGAGCVVLSATGQQLAGGPELPTARRTALARRFLRAERLPCQDGPVTLLGAAGRSGHRIASWFLVVDGDPAQWPSARRELAQELAALVGLERSRVDEARRIENRAAEPLLRLVLSDDAAPGELTSRLAAAGFAPQEPVATLSAEVRGGGPGLAQVLVEELLSTTGQPVLAATVDGETFGLFSSRDTETLREAVHTIEPALGSARLTLGLSRAADAAGLRAGVQEARHARTLAALTPGRATVLSGDEVASHLLLLAAVPEDLRRTFGEKVLGPVLAYDAAHGSELITTLKAFLEHSGSWTQTSATLHLHVNTLRYRITRIGELTGRDPSRFADRVDLYLAGCFTQNWGWS is encoded by the coding sequence ATGCGGCTGGGTGCACTGCTCGACACCCCGGAGCTGGGGTTGCGGCTGCTGGCGGGCGAGAAGGCGCGCGACCGCGAGTTCGGCCGCGTCTTCCAGGCGACCCTGCAGGATCCGACGCGGTACCTCGACGGCGGCGAGATCGTGCTGTGCGGAATGCGCTGGCTGCCGGGGCCCTCGGACGCGGACGCGTTCGTCGGCAAGCTCGCCGCCGCGGGCGTCACCGCGCTCGGAGCGGGCACCGCCGAGGTCGGCGGACCGGTGCCGGACTATCTCGTGACCGCCTGCGAGCGCGTCGGCCTGCCGTTGTTCGAGGTGCCGGTGTCGGTTTCGTTCGCGACCGTCGCCGAGCGGGTGATCCTGGGCCTGGCGGCGGAACGCTCAGCGCCCGCCCGCGATTCGCACCGGCGGCTGGTGGCCGCGGTGACCTCCGGCCGCGGGCTGTCCGCGCTGGTCGAAGCAGGCTCGGAAGAGCTGGGGGCCGGCTGCGTCGTACTGAGCGCGACTGGTCAGCAGCTGGCGGGCGGACCCGAACTGCCCACCGCGCGGCGCACCGCGCTGGCCCGCCGCTTCCTGCGCGCCGAACGGCTGCCGTGCCAGGACGGTCCGGTCACGCTGCTCGGCGCGGCCGGTCGCTCCGGGCACCGGATCGCGAGCTGGTTCCTGGTGGTGGACGGCGATCCGGCGCAGTGGCCGTCCGCGCGCCGCGAGCTGGCGCAGGAGCTCGCCGCGCTGGTCGGGCTCGAACGGTCCCGGGTGGACGAGGCCCGGCGGATCGAGAACCGGGCGGCCGAACCGCTGCTGCGGCTGGTGCTCTCCGACGACGCCGCGCCGGGCGAGCTGACCTCCCGGCTGGCCGCCGCCGGGTTCGCGCCGCAGGAACCGGTGGCGACACTGTCCGCCGAGGTCCGCGGCGGCGGGCCGGGACTCGCGCAGGTGCTGGTGGAGGAGCTGCTTTCGACCACCGGGCAGCCGGTGCTGGCGGCGACTGTCGACGGCGAGACGTTCGGCCTCTTCTCCTCGCGCGACACCGAGACGTTGCGGGAAGCGGTGCACACCATCGAACCCGCACTCGGGTCCGCGCGGTTGACGCTCGGCCTCAGCCGCGCCGCGGACGCCGCCGGTCTGCGCGCCGGCGTGCAGGAAGCCCGGCACGCGCGCACACTGGCCGCGTTGACGCCGGGCCGCGCGACGGTGCTGTCCGGCGATGAAGTCGCGTCCCATTTGCTGCTGCTCGCGGCCGTTCCGGAAGACTTGCGCCGCACGTTCGGCGAAAAAGTACTGGGGCCGGTACTCGCGTACGACGCCGCACACGGTTCCGAATTGATAACGACGCTCAAGGCGTTCCTGGAACATTCGGGATCTTGGACACAGACTTCGGCCACGCTCCACTTGCACGTGAACACCCTGCGATACCGGATCACCCGGATCGGGGAACTCACCGGACGCGATCCGAGCCGGTTCGCCGACCGCGTGGATCTTTATCTGGCCGGCTGCTTCACGCAGAACTGGGGGTGGTCTTGA
- a CDS encoding NCS2 family permease encodes MTQVRLDEAVTSAPGPQRKSIVELLFEIRARDTSVGREVRGGITTFVAMAYIVLLNPLILGASADITGAKLSAAQVTTATALAAAVMTVLMGLVGNAPLALAAGLGINGIVAFQMAPSMTWAQAFGLVVLEGVCIVLMAVSGVRERIMNAIPGPLKTAITVGIGLYIALVGLVSAGFVTRIPDSAHTTVPVRLGTDGHLSGLPLAVFCFGLLLMTVLMSRKVPGAVLISIAAATVLAVVLHDGFGVGDWGLTTPTLPHSVVAAPDFGLLGHVDLFGGFAKAGALTATIFLFTLVLSGFFDAMGTITSVSAEAGLSKNGRVPRMGRILFVDGAGAIAGGMSGSSPNTVFLESAAGVGEGARTGLASVVTGLLFGATLLFTPIAGIVPAQAAAPALVVIGGMMVAQCRNIPWNDPDYTIPVFLTVALIPFTYSITNGVGAGLIAFVLIKTFRGKWREAGWILTVLALVFTVYFGIDVVKAIL; translated from the coding sequence ATGACCCAGGTACGCCTCGACGAAGCGGTGACCTCGGCTCCAGGACCGCAGCGCAAGTCCATTGTGGAGCTTCTGTTCGAAATACGCGCTCGCGACACCAGCGTAGGCCGCGAAGTGCGCGGTGGCATCACCACTTTCGTCGCGATGGCTTACATCGTTTTGCTCAACCCGCTCATCCTCGGCGCTTCCGCCGACATCACCGGCGCGAAACTCAGCGCCGCGCAAGTGACCACGGCGACCGCGCTCGCCGCCGCCGTGATGACTGTCCTCATGGGACTCGTCGGCAACGCGCCGCTCGCGCTCGCCGCCGGTCTCGGCATCAACGGCATTGTCGCGTTCCAGATGGCCCCGTCGATGACGTGGGCGCAGGCCTTCGGACTGGTTGTCCTGGAAGGCGTCTGCATTGTGCTGATGGCGGTCAGCGGCGTCCGGGAACGCATCATGAACGCGATTCCCGGACCGCTGAAAACCGCGATCACCGTCGGCATCGGCCTCTACATCGCGCTCGTCGGACTGGTGAGCGCCGGGTTCGTGACGCGTATTCCGGACTCCGCGCACACCACCGTTCCGGTGAGGCTCGGTACCGACGGGCATCTGTCCGGCCTGCCGCTCGCGGTGTTCTGCTTCGGCTTGCTGCTGATGACCGTGCTGATGTCCCGGAAGGTGCCCGGCGCGGTGCTGATCAGCATCGCCGCCGCCACCGTGCTCGCGGTGGTGCTGCACGACGGATTCGGCGTCGGCGACTGGGGGTTGACGACGCCGACGCTGCCGCATTCCGTGGTGGCGGCTCCTGATTTCGGGCTGCTCGGCCACGTCGACCTGTTCGGCGGATTCGCCAAGGCGGGTGCGCTGACCGCGACGATCTTCCTGTTCACCCTGGTGCTGTCCGGCTTCTTCGACGCGATGGGCACCATCACCAGCGTGTCGGCCGAGGCCGGGCTGTCGAAGAACGGCCGGGTGCCGCGGATGGGCCGGATCCTCTTCGTGGACGGGGCCGGCGCGATCGCGGGCGGGATGTCCGGGTCGTCGCCGAACACCGTGTTCCTGGAGTCCGCGGCCGGCGTCGGGGAGGGCGCGCGGACCGGGCTGGCGAGTGTCGTGACTGGACTCTTGTTCGGGGCGACCCTGCTGTTCACGCCGATCGCGGGCATCGTCCCGGCGCAGGCCGCCGCGCCCGCGCTCGTGGTGATCGGCGGGATGATGGTGGCGCAGTGCCGCAATATCCCGTGGAACGACCCGGATTACACGATCCCGGTGTTCCTGACGGTCGCGCTCATTCCGTTCACCTACTCCATCACCAACGGCGTCGGCGCGGGCCTCATCGCGTTCGTGCTGATCAAGACCTTCCGCGGGAAGTGGCGTGAAGCAGGGTGGATCCTCACTGTGCTCGCGCTCGTGTTCACCGTCTATTTCGGAATCGACGTGGTGAAGGCGATCCTCTAA
- a CDS encoding pyrimidine reductase family protein, with protein MREVFPGNSDRTEADVEQLYVYPDVPKWLAVNFVSSADGGITIEGRSGGLSTPADRIVYRLGNDLADVVLVGAGTAQAEGFEGLRPDEKTAERRRRHGLAPIAPIAVVSTGRSLPPDAPVITKALVPTIVITSAATDPELRAAWASAGADVLVAGTGDPTLHEATGDPALHADPDDQRPRPRHGDVDLRAAVDELARRGLRRIDCEGGPHLFASLLAAGVVDELRLTVAPMLIAGDAPRVAMGAAIDPQQLELMSALVDDNSVLLRYRVH; from the coding sequence ATGCGCGAAGTCTTTCCCGGAAACTCAGACCGCACCGAGGCCGACGTCGAGCAGCTCTACGTCTATCCGGACGTGCCGAAGTGGCTCGCGGTGAACTTCGTGTCGAGCGCCGACGGCGGGATCACCATCGAAGGCCGCTCGGGCGGGCTGTCGACGCCCGCGGACCGCATCGTCTACCGGCTGGGCAACGACCTCGCCGACGTCGTGCTGGTCGGCGCGGGCACCGCGCAGGCCGAGGGCTTTGAGGGCCTGCGGCCGGACGAGAAGACCGCGGAGCGGCGGCGCAGGCACGGGCTGGCCCCGATCGCGCCGATCGCCGTGGTCAGCACCGGTCGTTCGCTGCCGCCGGACGCGCCGGTGATCACCAAGGCCCTGGTGCCGACGATCGTCATCACGAGCGCGGCGACCGACCCGGAACTGCGCGCGGCGTGGGCGTCCGCTGGGGCGGATGTCCTGGTCGCTGGGACAGGCGACCCGACGCTGCACGAGGCCACCGGCGACCCGGCCCTGCACGCCGACCCGGACGACCAGCGCCCGCGCCCCCGCCACGGCGACGTAGACCTGCGCGCGGCCGTGGACGAACTGGCCCGGCGAGGCCTCCGCCGCATCGACTGTGAGGGCGGCCCGCACCTATTCGCCTCGCTGCTCGCTGCGGGCGTGGTCGACGAACTGCGCCTGACCGTCGCGCCAATGCTGATCGCCGGAGACGCACCACGCGTCGCGATGGGTGCCGCTATCGACCCCCAGCAACTCGAATTAATGTCCGCGCTCGTAGACGACAACTCAGTACTCTTGCGGTATCGCGTCCACTGA
- the pucL gene encoding factor-independent urate hydroxylase translates to MAIVLGDNRYGKAENRLVRVDRDGDEHRITDLTVSVSLSGDMSDTHLTGANDKVLATDTQKNTVFAFARDGIGEIEDFALRLARHFVSTQESIHAARVGIVAHPWERLQVGGRPAHHSFARSGAGTRTTRVTYDGERAWVLGGVEDLTVLNSTGSEFWGFPRDEYTTLVEVKDRILATAVSATWRYSVEEADWAKAHETALATLLDAFGGTHSQSLQQTLYAMGQAVLEAVPEIAEIRFALPNKHHFLVDLEPFGLDNPGEVFYAADRPYGLIEGTVLRDDAPPAGPAWS, encoded by the coding sequence ATGGCGATCGTTCTTGGCGACAACCGCTACGGGAAGGCCGAAAACCGGCTGGTCCGCGTCGACCGGGACGGTGACGAGCACCGGATCACCGACCTCACCGTGAGCGTGTCGCTGTCGGGCGACATGAGCGACACCCACCTGACCGGGGCCAACGACAAGGTGCTGGCCACCGACACGCAGAAGAACACCGTCTTCGCCTTCGCCCGCGACGGCATCGGCGAGATCGAGGACTTCGCGCTGCGGCTGGCCAGGCACTTCGTGTCCACGCAGGAGAGCATCCACGCCGCGCGCGTCGGGATCGTGGCTCATCCGTGGGAACGGCTGCAGGTCGGCGGACGGCCGGCGCACCACTCGTTCGCGCGTTCCGGCGCGGGCACGCGGACCACGCGCGTCACCTACGACGGCGAGCGGGCCTGGGTGCTCGGCGGGGTGGAAGACCTGACCGTGCTCAACTCCACCGGCTCCGAATTCTGGGGCTTCCCGCGCGACGAATACACCACGCTCGTCGAGGTGAAGGACCGGATCCTCGCCACCGCGGTGTCCGCGACCTGGCGGTACTCCGTCGAGGAGGCCGACTGGGCGAAGGCGCACGAGACGGCGCTCGCCACGCTGCTCGACGCGTTCGGCGGCACGCACAGCCAGTCTCTGCAGCAGACGCTGTACGCGATGGGGCAGGCGGTGCTGGAGGCCGTCCCGGAAATCGCGGAGATCCGCTTCGCGCTGCCGAACAAGCACCACTTCCTCGTCGACCTCGAGCCGTTCGGCCTCGACAACCCCGGCGAGGTGTTCTACGCCGCCGACCGGCCCTACGGCCTGATCGAGGGCACCGTCCTGCGCGACGACGCCCCGCCGGCCGGCCCGGCCTGGTCCTGA
- a CDS encoding gamma-glutamylcyclotransferase, with protein sequence MPLMFLNGGAMRGEPLHHLLDGAPLVAETTTAAKYRFYSVGGQCPALVPVAHGGAAISGEVYDLTLDQLRDRVLPSEPPELELGVIELADGSSAFAMLLRRPQTSHVQLRDITEIGDWRAFKAAA encoded by the coding sequence ATGCCTCTGATGTTCCTCAACGGCGGCGCGATGCGCGGCGAACCCCTGCACCACCTGCTCGACGGCGCTCCACTGGTGGCCGAAACGACCACCGCCGCGAAGTACCGGTTCTACTCGGTAGGCGGGCAATGCCCGGCACTGGTCCCGGTAGCGCACGGCGGCGCGGCGATCTCCGGCGAGGTCTACGACCTCACGCTGGACCAGCTGCGCGACCGCGTGCTCCCGTCCGAACCGCCGGAGCTGGAGCTGGGCGTGATCGAACTGGCCGACGGCAGTTCGGCGTTCGCGATGCTGCTGCGGCGGCCGCAGACCTCGCACGTGCAGCTGCGGGACATCACGGAAATCGGGGACTGGCGAGCGTTCAAGGCCGCGGCGTGA
- a CDS encoding nucleoside deaminase, with amino-acid sequence MTVSIDADVERAWLAECVRIAEKNVADGGGPFGALVVKDGEIVATGVNRVTPSLDPTAHAEVVAIRAACQALDTFSLAGCVLVSSCEPCPMCLASSLWARVDRVLYAADRHDAARAGFDDRAFYELFEHPRETWQTPVSRVSTPDAFAPFSAWLGRSDRIEY; translated from the coding sequence ATGACCGTGTCCATCGATGCCGACGTCGAACGCGCCTGGCTCGCCGAATGCGTGCGGATCGCCGAGAAGAACGTCGCCGACGGCGGCGGCCCGTTCGGCGCGCTGGTGGTGAAGGACGGCGAGATCGTCGCGACCGGCGTCAACCGCGTCACCCCGTCGCTCGACCCGACCGCGCACGCCGAGGTGGTCGCGATCCGCGCGGCCTGCCAGGCGCTGGACACGTTCAGCCTGGCCGGCTGCGTGCTGGTTTCCTCGTGCGAGCCGTGCCCGATGTGCCTCGCGTCGTCGCTGTGGGCGCGCGTGGACCGCGTGCTGTACGCGGCCGACCGGCACGACGCCGCCCGCGCCGGATTCGACGACCGGGCGTTCTACGAACTGTTCGAGCACCCGCGCGAAACGTGGCAGACCCCCGTTTCGCGAGTGTCCACACCGGACGCTTTCGCCCCGTTTTCCGCCTGGCTCGGCCGATCCGACCGGATCGAGTACTGA
- a CDS encoding amidohydrolase family protein, with protein MAKTALRNARVFDGQGLTEPRTVVIDGPVLGTDPAGAREIDAAGAALLPGFIDAHLHLERPEQLAGLAEWGITTGLDMACWPASRVTELRTAGPADFRSAGLPAIGPHGLHSTIPEMPASAIVTTAEAAVRFVEARAAEGVDYVKGVAEAPGDGGPPAEALQALVDTARERGLDTVLHAATSGAYHLAVATGARFVTHVPVVGRIADEDVATMKAAGQTAIPTLTMMEGALAFFAGAAGDYLANVAALHAAGVEILAGTDANGGSGAPVAVAHGSSLHHEFELLAEAGLSPVEILRAATIGPARAFGLTDRGEIRPGLRADLVLIDGDPVADLSATRAIRTVWCAGREIDR; from the coding sequence GTGGCCAAGACCGCTCTGCGCAACGCACGCGTCTTCGACGGACAAGGGCTCACCGAACCGCGCACCGTCGTGATCGACGGGCCGGTGCTCGGCACAGATCCCGCCGGGGCACGGGAAATCGATGCCGCCGGGGCGGCCCTGCTGCCCGGGTTCATCGACGCGCACCTCCATCTGGAACGGCCGGAGCAGCTGGCCGGCCTCGCCGAATGGGGCATCACGACCGGCCTCGACATGGCGTGCTGGCCAGCCTCCCGGGTAACCGAACTGCGCACCGCGGGCCCGGCGGATTTCCGCAGTGCCGGGCTTCCCGCGATCGGCCCGCACGGCCTCCACTCCACGATCCCGGAGATGCCCGCGTCCGCGATCGTGACGACCGCGGAAGCCGCCGTCCGGTTCGTCGAAGCGCGGGCCGCGGAGGGCGTCGACTACGTCAAAGGCGTCGCCGAAGCTCCCGGTGACGGCGGTCCGCCCGCGGAAGCGTTGCAGGCGCTGGTCGACACGGCGCGGGAACGAGGTCTGGACACCGTCCTGCACGCGGCGACCTCGGGCGCGTACCACCTGGCGGTGGCGACCGGAGCGCGATTCGTGACGCATGTGCCGGTGGTCGGCCGGATCGCGGACGAGGACGTCGCCACGATGAAAGCCGCTGGGCAGACGGCGATCCCGACGCTCACCATGATGGAAGGGGCGCTCGCCTTCTTCGCCGGCGCCGCTGGCGATTACCTGGCCAACGTGGCTGCTTTGCACGCCGCCGGGGTAGAAATCCTCGCCGGGACCGACGCCAACGGAGGTTCCGGAGCCCCGGTCGCGGTCGCGCACGGGTCGAGCCTGCACCACGAGTTCGAGCTGCTGGCCGAGGCTGGGTTGAGCCCGGTGGAGATCCTGCGCGCCGCGACCATCGGCCCGGCGCGGGCGTTCGGGCTGACTGACCGAGGCGAGATCCGGCCCGGGTTACGCGCGGACCTGGTCTTGATCGACGGCGATCCGGTGGCTGATCTGTCGGCGACGCGGGCGATTCGCACTGTTTGGTGCGCGGGAAGGGAAATCGACCGCTGA